Below is a genomic region from Argiope bruennichi chromosome 3, qqArgBrue1.1, whole genome shotgun sequence.
aaatgtttttatttttagtagtgAGACTTTATTCCATTAAAGgtaatgttaaaaatgaatgttgataAAGAAAccatgtaaagaaaagaaaaaataattcaattcaaatgctcattttattaacaataaataaaaaaaatgaaacacattaTACACTagctaatatttacaaattattgcaaaataacaaCTAAGCGTTTTTACAATGTCCGTTTTTAAATCCACCGGCCTCCTTCCACAGGCTTCTGTGAgacattgaaaatacttttttaacaaaGCAAATGACTCAAGAAGATCGACGTGATGGCAGATAACcggtttcaatcagttgaaaatCTATTTCCAGTCAGGGCCTTGCTGAATctgcaaataaaaagtttatacttatttttgtaaTCAGTTCTAAACAAAACCCGTAAAATAATTTAGGTAtgcataaaatagttttcatgtaCCACTTATTTCCCACACGATTGTCATTAGGAAAGAGAATCGGCAACCCTGTACagctttaaacaattaatttaattttattcgtaTCAATATGTGAAAGTATAATCAGCGGAAATGTCTCCTAAAAACTTGAGCgtattttcttcaataaagatcttatccccTCTCCTTCCGCATAACATTGGATAGTGTGGAGAATTCCTCGCATGTCATAGGCAAACAAAAGTTACGAAATGTTTATCTATTGCGTGGACTTAacatttattgaatctatcgagaaaaaaatatattaaatcaaggCACAAATAATATACACACAGAATAACACACGAAAATAcattacaattacaatatttcctctattCTATTTTCTCTATATATGAGAAATAACCAggtataaaacttaaaaattcaaaatctatcagtttttttagttaaaaatttcagcttataaaagaactttttaatatgTCAATTTAAGAAAGCAGAAATTAGTGGCAACCagctatgtaaaatatttaatcttgtttATAACAcgatctttctttaaattttgaataaaactgtttggtcagtgatatattttatttactataataaaaaaataaaattctgtgaattGAAAGTAGAATGGTGCACTTTAttaaccatttttaatttaaaaaaaataaacttaggatttatgaaaaataaacggAAATATTTATGCAGCaatcaaaactttcaaaattcacGTACCGAGTAACCAAATGAAGGAACCATGTTGAAAATCTCATTTAACCTCTGAATGGGGGTCTTCCTCCTACAGGAGGGCGTACTACCGGTGGCTGACCTTGTGCTGGCCTACCAGGGGTGACAGCAGCTGCCCTGGCAACATCTTGATCGTTGTGGAAGAACACGTTGGGTCCAGCATACAgattagaattcaaataaaagaaatctccAGAGCTTCCGCAAGGAACGGCATCTTCGTAGCTAGAACAAGTGAAAGAGAACTGGTTGAAGACGGTCTGGTTACCGCACATGAAAGACCATTGCTGCATTTCAGATGTGCCGTCAGCGTGAACAGCGGTGTGGCAGACGTGGAAGATCTGGCAGTTGTTATCGATGTCGGCGTAGTATCCCTCGTTACTGCAGACAAAAGAGGTTCTCACAGCTCCGACAATGAGTTCTGCACCAGCTGGTAGTTCATAGGCTGCACGCTTGGACTATGAGGGAAATTACCAAAGCGAAATACATTTAGAATGCTTATTAAAAAAGATACtatttttttacagcatttgATAAATAGCTTTAAGcaatgaaagcattttaatatattttagtcaaataggtttttaaattatatatggtttaattatttgtttttttatatataaattattttaataatactaatttttaacatCTAGCAATTCTATACCTATTAGTGCATggcattttatgatattttcgtGAGATAGTTCGACATTCTACAATACTGTTAAGAATTTCATGATGATATTGTTAGACATTTTGTGTCACTTTTGACTTGAAAACGAAAAATTTAACTACACAGGAGATTCCCCCCTCTTAATAGcttcaaaaataaagcaaatcattTTCCCTTTATGAAATCATCtgacatttttaaagtttttacagtattcaagaaatattaaatcttttagatattcATATTAACAATCataattcataactttttataatttaaaccaataaaaatgttaaaaaaaaaatatttttttcttttttctttttgattttcctTACTTTAGCTTTTCCTTTTCCCCTCAACAGCGATTATTAAACATCatatttgcaaacaaaaaaaaaagaagctaaacaatgaaatatagttttgtaataatttaagacttatttaaagataaataaatcacCACCAGCAAAAAATATCCACCTACAAAGTGGTATTGAATgttaaattattgatgaaaatttaataaacttctttctattataaaaatgtaaggttcaatttaacataaaatttgaactttctaaatttcaaaatagatcaaaatttcttaaacacATTTAGATAATAGTACGTttgattgtttattaatttatcatatttcttgcgaacattcattttaaaaatatactcacTCTAGATACAGCCAATGAAAGAGACACAATGgataaaactgtaataaaaatataaaatcatttaaatattatgacgCAATTAGTCATGTgtcattttataagtatttacaaatcattttaactatattcatgaaatgtttctatttttgcAACTGAAATAGAAGCAGAATGAACTCTATTGCATGCTGAATAATTCAAATATGCCTGAACCAGTTTTTATGTCTACTTTTGTCTGGACCATATCTATTATAAAGAGACATCATAAGTAAGTAAACGTAATTAAacgatgttttgaaatatttctaataaaaataattaaagatgttTTCATTCAAAGCTCTAGTAAAAACataaatcacaaaattttaacagaaatttatagttttaagagTAGATAAAAGACCTAGTTGTAGTTTGGATTTGAAatctagattttaataaaatatcaaaatgtttttttttcaaaaatctaacaaATCACactacaaaataatgaaataaaaattaaaatatttggtctcattttttcagttgaaattaagataaagatatcagaaattaatgcattttaaaggaTATCggtataaagaatgaaattaaaagcaatttttgattCTTAGAAGTGAAATTAATTACCATTAAAGTTGCttcgaaattaatatttattgtttatttttaaatttctaggtagaatagaaagaaatgaaaataatctgtatgattaatatgtatttcaaatattgtcattcatttgaatataaaatcatACAATAAATAAAGATCTATTCAATGCATAGTAAAGATGCACACAtgaaaaacttaataattataagCATTATGTTTGTTATTTTAGCCTTTGGATTTTGACTCTCAGCTTAACTATTTTGGATGTTATGCTATTTGGTAGTGCTGCCTACTTATTGTAACACCCTCAAGTTGCCATTTTTAAGAAACAATCagtttttttcccataaaatctCATCTATTAGCCTTGCCAACGAAAGTAAACCATTCTCCTTTAACgaataaacaaacaaagaaattaaaactttaacttaaacacaaaaatatatatatatattattcaagagGCCCGTCTTAGTTCAATTTTCTCTATTCGATTGTAATCTTAGTGTcatgaattgaaataatattaataatgtaaatgagTAGTATtatcatcaaatatatttaaaatgatatgtaattaaACTGAGAAACTCACAGACTAATGCCAGGGACAACTTCATTTTGAAGGTAGGAGTTCTTGgatctgtaaaaaataaaaaatagaaacatttaaaattaaagatgaaacattttctcagattgattaattttcatttaatattaaaacgaaaattaTATGATAACAAAAATAGATTGCAATATTTAATCTCGAGTAAGAACAATGAAACtgctaaatctaatttaattgcatcatttttataagaaaatgtgatagtattttttatgatataacactcattgattttatatcttattagtttgagaattagaatttataaaatatattatgaaattttcagtAATCTAATGGGATAACAGCAATATTAATGGGACTGCAATGACCCATTCCAGTTGTCATCTTACGGGATTCAACAAACTGCTGTTTAAGAAATGTATTGCGATATCTATTAATAACAGGTTAATGGTCAGTCATTTGTTCGGTAAATATcctaatctaaatctgttaatagacatttagcagacgattccttttcagacattttataactgctaccatttttattttgttaaaatattattaaaaagtaaaagcaaacgattttttctttgataaacatattttgttaatattatttcgtttatttttttgtataatagctgatgatccattgtaaaccttctggaatctggcaatgtttgtaatataCGCTGTTacgttgaaagaataaacaagccgatggaattctaaattgcttggagtattattttaattttaagaatttaagatacTCTGTAAGCTATAGTTTGAAGTTGAAAGCATGCAAAAGTCAATATTACTTCACATAAATCAAATGATAATCAACTAGTTTATATTTGCTTTCTTCTATACAaagtattttgctcaaaattaaagCATTACAATCGTCAATAAATTCGAGATAGAAAATTTGAGGCGCTTCCATATTTCATATCTCTGTGAATTCAAAGCAGCTTAAGTGGTCGACCTGAAGCATTATCGCACACTCTCCAATTAAATTCTTATCTCCATCACATAAAATTATGGTACCGGTATAAAACCACAAACGGCTTACATGGCGTTAAAGAATAATAGCTACGAAATACAGAACTTAAGTGTGAATATgactttttttctgaatctattttacgaatatgtattttgaaacgCCTAGATCTAGACCTAATTTAAgacttaataaaactgaaatatcacACTGCATTGCAGTTGTAATCACGAAGATAgcatacagaatttcatttatttaagtcacttcGTTTTTGACTTATTGAAATTTACATATAATCGAAAGTACATACCGACAAATCTTTCAAccccttgacagatttggttcaaaatttgataaaaatctatattttagatgtatgtaacaaatttcatttatctagctctatGCGCTTAGGAGTTACACTTGTAATAGTTTGTGTGCCTGTAACAGCCAAATCCTGTGAAAAGATGGACAGGGCTTCCTGTGAaaggatttcgttaaaaatttgatagataacTACAAATTTGGTTGTGGTCCATATACAAGTTTTCAGCCATCTATCTCAAAGCGTGAGATAAATGGCTGAGATAGATGGATGGCGCAGGACTTCCTGTGAaagaatttcgttaaaaatttgatagatcaCTACAAATTTGGTTGTGATCCATATATAAGTTTTCAGCCATCTATCTCAAAGCGTGACATAGATGGCTTTTTGAGTTACTGTATTCAGAAACATACTTACATTTTACTGAAAATGGGCTTTTCGAATTCAAAGGTGGTCTGAAACATAGAGATTAATCCAAATCTCTAGCTTGAACTTTTTTGCGtcttctatatttcgtatacgacaaagtaaaaaaaaattaattaagtctATCGACCTGTGAAATctaaaactcaaaaatacttaaaactggACAGACGAAATTTGGAAAACGGACTTTAAGCCGATTTGtagaattctttcaaattctgTAAGAAATCTTATCAGAAGAATATTATCTGTCCAAGTACAAGTGAACGCGTTATctatcaaacataaaaagttagataaataaagttTGGTGTAcgaatttaacatctaaaatatagattcatatcaaaattggaaaaaattccgAAAAGGGATTGACcatatgtcggtctgtacttttggaTAGAAACATGCAAGTACaatggcttaaataaataaattttgctatgtTATCTTGAGATTACAAACATAATTTCGCGTCAAATATAGGTcggaaaaaaagtattcaaaatacatattcgtttgatagaattcagtaaaaatgataaattcactcCAAAGAACTATATTTcgtaaaaatgatataattcctATCATTCACTTAtaagtatttgaaaatgtttgtGGACAAAAACAATATACTAATTTTCGGAATTAGCTCGACCAGTTGTTTAGAATTTGTTGGTgaattttaaacgaatattttctattacatttcACGAAATTGGGAAATCATGTGGCTTTAAGCCAATGATAATCTATCGGTATTGTCGAGAAAATATCTATTGtcgagaaaaaaattctttcagctcattagaaaaaaattgattaaaaagaaatgaataaaaatatttctgacgaacttgtattaaattaagaaataatttatctatatccagaaaaaaaaacttcgaaaatATCGATACAGAACATATCGAAAATATCGATACAGAAACCTGAATATCGACTAcagaaatttcagtttaaatcattagtctttagaaaaaaattattttatataaaaaatatttcttgtaattaattaaatataattagatacgttattaaatttttattatacttgaaacaattttattataacaaaagtttcttttacacaaactataaaaatcattaatcgaaactcaaattttttcaaatcaaaaatatttataccaaattttaaaattcagggcTCAAATGCATTGAGCCATCTTTGCAATTACCTATGTGCTAAATTTATATCGGGAAGTGAAATAGATTCGTCTATATGCCGGACATGtgcactttcttttaaaaatataaatatattaaatcattctAGATTTGCCTCAGGGAATGCAATAATCGAAATCATAGCTAAACCTTTTTATGCAATTATAACAATTTTGACGTTATTATTGCATGAAAGTACAAACGcgtttaatcaaaaataataatttaaaattcaaaaatttttgaaaaggcaCCAAGGATAGCGAAAagctttttatgatttttaaaataaaattttgcaataaaatttcagtataaaGTAGACAAGGCTTAACATTGTCCCTTCGGGATTTTGATAATAACACtacagtgaaataaaaaaaatgaattgggtGAAATCAaccatatttttaacaaatcaagagaaaaaaatacttgtCTCTggactatttataattttttcaaaataaaattttcaaatctccaTTAATTGTTGTTTATCGACAATATTCTTTACTTATTCACTTGTATATTGTTCGTactattatatcatttttaatgtgttaaatttcactttaaaatatcatgtaaTGACTCATTTCACCCTCTGTTGAAGggatttct
It encodes:
- the LOC129963811 gene encoding uncharacterized protein LOC129963811, whose protein sequence is MKLSLALVFLSIVSLSLAVSRSKRAAYELPAGAELIVGAVRTSFVCSNEGYYADIDNNCQIFHVCHTAVHADGTSEMQQWSFMCGNQTVFNQFSFTCSSYEDAVPCGSSGDFFYLNSNLYAGPNVFFHNDQDVARAAAVTPGRPAQGQPPVVRPPVGGRPPFRG